A DNA window from Zingiber officinale cultivar Zhangliang chromosome 3A, Zo_v1.1, whole genome shotgun sequence contains the following coding sequences:
- the LOC122051047 gene encoding probable beta-1,4-xylosyltransferase IRX9H isoform X2: MPSVRRAQSAANAVNDQPLHHHQGLPYLNPGRQHSSDSSAPPYSLFASRAKPQHHSNPWKRHLFRLLIFFLLGFLFGLYPFPELDDLPFFSPAISSISMINLPRHDFVALLPSGRQELEIQPSDGRTHATDELTDPSRSGKLLIVVTPTYNRASQGYYLNRLGQTLRLVPPPLLWIVVEMHVASAETSQILVDAGVMCRHLVCNKNTTNVKDRGVHQRNTALEHIQKHRLDGIVYFADDDNIYSLELFEQLRKIRRFGVWPVAMLSQSKNKAILEGPVCNGSQVIGWHTNEKSKRLRRFHVDMSGFAFNSTIIWDPRIWHRPNSDAIRQLDSVKEGFQETTFIEQIVEDESQMEGLPKGCSTIMNWHLHIESRNLVYPKGWRVPKDLDAIVHSNVRLSQGKHLT; encoded by the exons ATGCCATCGGTCCGTCGAGCTCAATCGGCAGCTAACGCCGTCAATGATCAGCCTCTTCACCACCATCAAGGGCTTCCTTACCTCAACCCCGGCCGGCAGCACTCCAGCGACTCTTCCGCTCCTCCTTACTCTCTCTTCGCCTCCCGTGCTAAGCCACAGCATCATAGCAATCCATGGAAGCGCCACCTTTTCCGCttgctcatcttcttcctcctcggttTTCTCTTCGGCCTCTACCCCTTCCCGGAGCTTGATGACCTCCCCTTCTTTTCTCCCGCCATTTCCTCCATAAGTATGATTAACCTTCCGCGCCACGATTTCGTAGCCCTTCTACCCTCTGGTCGTCAGGAGCTCGAGATCCAGCCGTCAGACGGCAGGACGCACGCCACGGATGAGCTAACGGATCCATCGCGCAGTGGGAAGCTGCTGATCGTCGTCACGCCCACGTACAACCGCGCCTCCCAGGGTTACTACCTGAACCGGTTGGGGCAAACGCTGCGCTTGGTGCCTCCTCCGCTTCTTTGGATCGTGGTGGAGATGCACGTGGCTTCTGCGGAGACCTCGCAGATCCTCGTGGATGCCGGAGTTATGTGCAGACATCTTGTCTGCAATAAGAACACAACCAACGTAAAGGACAGAGGCGTTCATCAGCGAAACACAGCACTCGAGCATATCCAGAAGCACCGCCTGGATGGGATTGTGTACTTCGCTGATGACGATAACATCTACTCACTTGAGCTGTTCGAGCAACTGAGGAAAATCAG GAGATTTGGTGTTTGGCCTGTTGCAATGCTCTCTCAAAGCAAAAATAAGGCCATACTAGAAGGTCCAGTATGCAATGGAAGTCAAGTAATAGGATGGCATACTAATGAGAAAAGTAAGAGACTTAGGAGATTTCATGTTGATATGTCTGGATTTGCGTTCAATAGCACAATAATTTGGGACCCCAGGATATGGCACCGTCCAAACTCAGATGCCATTAGGCAACTAGACTCCGTGAAAGAGGGATTTCAG GAGACTACATTCATAGAGCAGATTGTAGAGGATGAAAGTCAAATGGAAGGGCTACCAAAGGGTTGCTCGACGATCATGAATTGGCATCTTCATATAGAATCTAGAAATCTTGTTTATCCTAAAGGATGGCGAGTGCCAAAGGACCTTGATGCTATTGTTCATTCAAATGTGCGACTTTCACAAG GAAAGCACCTGACCTAG
- the LOC122051048 gene encoding uncharacterized protein LOC122051048 — protein MEEAESFSNPSFLQDVSTRASERSGSDESPAVAQLRKLLFRRILIGASDGRFFLGTFHCIDKQGNIILQDAVEYRHTRRSGDPSPMEQRCLGLILIPASCRTSCHAECSIDEQISLLSINK, from the coding sequence ATGGAAGAAGCAGAATCATTCTCCAACCCTTCATTCTTGCAAGATGTCTCTACCAGAGCATCAGAGAGATCTGGCAGCGACGAATCACCAGCAGTGGCACAGTTAAGAAAGCTCCTCTTCCGTCGGATTCTTATAGGAGCGAGTGATGGACGATTCTTTCTAGGGACATTCCATTGCATTGACAAACAAGGCAATATCATCCTTCAGGATGCAGTGGAGTATCGTCACACCCGGCGATCTGGAGATCCATCTCCAATGGAACAGAGATGCCTTGGACTCATTCTGATCCCTGCCAGCTGCCGCACCTCATGCCATGCCGAATGCTCCATAGACGAGCAAATATCCCTCCTATCAATTAATAAATGA
- the LOC122051047 gene encoding probable beta-1,4-xylosyltransferase IRX9H isoform X1 produces MPSVRRAQSAANAVNDQPLHHHQGLPYLNPGRQHSSDSSAPPYSLFASRAKPQHHSNPWKRHLFRLLIFFLLGFLFGLYPFPELDDLPFFSPAISSISMINLPRHDFVALLPSGRQELEIQPSDGRTHATDELTDPSRSGKLLIVVTPTYNRASQGYYLNRLGQTLRLVPPPLLWIVVEMHVASAETSQILVDAGVMCRHLVCNKNTTNVKDRGVHQRNTALEHIQKHRLDGIVYFADDDNIYSLELFEQLRKIRRFGVWPVAMLSQSKNKAILEGPVCNGSQVIGWHTNEKSKRLRRFHVDMSGFAFNSTIIWDPRIWHRPNSDAIRQLDSVKEGFQETTFIEQIVEDESQMEGLPKGCSTIMNWHLHIESRNLVYPKGWRVPKDLDAIVHSNVRLSQGSNFLSAAVA; encoded by the exons ATGCCATCGGTCCGTCGAGCTCAATCGGCAGCTAACGCCGTCAATGATCAGCCTCTTCACCACCATCAAGGGCTTCCTTACCTCAACCCCGGCCGGCAGCACTCCAGCGACTCTTCCGCTCCTCCTTACTCTCTCTTCGCCTCCCGTGCTAAGCCACAGCATCATAGCAATCCATGGAAGCGCCACCTTTTCCGCttgctcatcttcttcctcctcggttTTCTCTTCGGCCTCTACCCCTTCCCGGAGCTTGATGACCTCCCCTTCTTTTCTCCCGCCATTTCCTCCATAAGTATGATTAACCTTCCGCGCCACGATTTCGTAGCCCTTCTACCCTCTGGTCGTCAGGAGCTCGAGATCCAGCCGTCAGACGGCAGGACGCACGCCACGGATGAGCTAACGGATCCATCGCGCAGTGGGAAGCTGCTGATCGTCGTCACGCCCACGTACAACCGCGCCTCCCAGGGTTACTACCTGAACCGGTTGGGGCAAACGCTGCGCTTGGTGCCTCCTCCGCTTCTTTGGATCGTGGTGGAGATGCACGTGGCTTCTGCGGAGACCTCGCAGATCCTCGTGGATGCCGGAGTTATGTGCAGACATCTTGTCTGCAATAAGAACACAACCAACGTAAAGGACAGAGGCGTTCATCAGCGAAACACAGCACTCGAGCATATCCAGAAGCACCGCCTGGATGGGATTGTGTACTTCGCTGATGACGATAACATCTACTCACTTGAGCTGTTCGAGCAACTGAGGAAAATCAG GAGATTTGGTGTTTGGCCTGTTGCAATGCTCTCTCAAAGCAAAAATAAGGCCATACTAGAAGGTCCAGTATGCAATGGAAGTCAAGTAATAGGATGGCATACTAATGAGAAAAGTAAGAGACTTAGGAGATTTCATGTTGATATGTCTGGATTTGCGTTCAATAGCACAATAATTTGGGACCCCAGGATATGGCACCGTCCAAACTCAGATGCCATTAGGCAACTAGACTCCGTGAAAGAGGGATTTCAG GAGACTACATTCATAGAGCAGATTGTAGAGGATGAAAGTCAAATGGAAGGGCTACCAAAGGGTTGCTCGACGATCATGAATTGGCATCTTCATATAGAATCTAGAAATCTTGTTTATCCTAAAGGATGGCGAGTGCCAAAGGACCTTGATGCTATTGTTCATTCAAATGTGCGACTTTCACAAG GAAGCAACTTTCTTAGTGCGGCAGTTGCTTGA